In one Pseudomonas tensinigenes genomic region, the following are encoded:
- a CDS encoding NAD(P)(+) transhydrogenase (Re/Si-specific) subunit beta yields the protein MSMNLVTTLYLIASICFIQALKGLSHPTTSRRGNLFGMLGMALAILTTVGLIYKLGAELATAGIGYVIVGLLVGGTAGSIMAKRVEMTKMPELVAFMHSMIGLAAVFIAIAAVVEPQSLGIVKQLGDSIPAGNRLELFLGAAIGAITFSGSVIAFGKLSGKYKFRLFQGAPVQFAGQHKLNAVLGLATLALGLTFMFTGNLTAFALMLALAFVMGVLIIIPIGGADMPVVVSMLNSYSGWAAAGIGFSLNNSMLIIAGSLVGSSGAILSYIMCKAMNRSFFNVLLGGFGNTADAGPAGAKEARPVKSGSADDATFLLTNADTVIIVPGYGLAVARAQHALKELTEKLTHRGVTVKYAIHPVAGRMPGHMNVLLAEAEVPYDQVFEMEDINSEFGQADVVLVLGANDVVNPAAKNDPKSPIAGMPILEAFKAKTIIVNKRSMASGYAGLDNELFYLDKTMMVFGDAKKVIEDMVKAVE from the coding sequence ATGAGCATGAATCTCGTCACGACGCTCTACCTGATCGCGTCGATCTGTTTTATCCAAGCCCTCAAAGGCCTGTCGCACCCGACCACCTCGCGACGCGGCAACCTGTTCGGCATGCTCGGCATGGCCTTGGCCATTCTGACTACCGTCGGCCTCATCTATAAGTTGGGTGCTGAGCTGGCCACTGCCGGTATCGGTTACGTCATCGTCGGTCTGCTGGTCGGCGGCACCGCCGGTTCGATCATGGCCAAACGCGTTGAAATGACCAAGATGCCGGAACTGGTCGCCTTTATGCACAGCATGATCGGTCTCGCGGCAGTGTTCATTGCCATCGCCGCCGTGGTGGAGCCGCAATCGCTGGGCATCGTCAAGCAGCTGGGCGACTCGATTCCAGCGGGCAACCGTCTGGAGCTGTTCCTCGGCGCTGCGATCGGTGCGATCACCTTCTCCGGTTCGGTGATTGCGTTCGGCAAGCTGTCGGGCAAGTACAAGTTCCGTCTGTTCCAGGGCGCCCCGGTACAGTTCGCTGGTCAGCACAAGCTCAATGCCGTGCTGGGTCTGGCAACACTGGCACTCGGTCTGACCTTCATGTTCACCGGCAACCTCACCGCGTTCGCGCTGATGCTGGCGCTGGCCTTCGTGATGGGCGTGCTGATCATCATCCCGATTGGCGGCGCCGACATGCCGGTCGTGGTGTCGATGCTCAACAGCTACTCGGGCTGGGCGGCGGCGGGAATTGGCTTCTCGCTGAACAACTCGATGCTGATCATTGCCGGTTCCTTGGTGGGCTCGAGCGGCGCGATCCTCTCGTACATCATGTGCAAGGCGATGAACCGTTCCTTCTTTAATGTACTGCTCGGCGGTTTCGGCAACACAGCTGATGCAGGCCCGGCCGGGGCGAAAGAAGCACGTCCGGTGAAATCCGGTTCGGCTGACGACGCAACTTTCCTGCTGACCAACGCCGACACCGTGATCATCGTGCCGGGTTACGGCTTGGCAGTAGCGCGTGCACAGCATGCGCTGAAGGAATTGACCGAAAAGCTGACTCACCGTGGCGTGACCGTGAAGTACGCGATCCACCCGGTTGCCGGCCGTATGCCGGGGCACATGAACGTTCTGCTCGCCGAGGCCGAAGTGCCTTACGACCAGGTGTTCGAGATGGAAGACATCAACTCCGAGTTCGGCCAGGCCGACGTGGTGCTGGTGCTCGGCGCGAATGACGTGGTCAACCCGGCCGCGAAGAACGATCCGAAATCGCCGATTGCCGGCATGCCGATCCTCGAAGCGTTCAAGGCCAAGACCATCATCGTCAACAA
- a CDS encoding NAD(P) transhydrogenase subunit alpha, protein MEELISPGIYNLIIFVLAIYVGYHVVWNVTPALHTPLMAVTNAISAIVIVGAMLAAALTVTPLGKTMGTLAVALAAVNVFGGFLVTRRMLEMFKKKAPKVKEEAPK, encoded by the coding sequence ATGGAAGAGCTTATCTCCCCCGGTATCTACAACCTGATCATCTTCGTGCTGGCAATTTATGTCGGTTACCACGTGGTCTGGAACGTTACGCCTGCGCTGCACACGCCGTTGATGGCGGTGACCAACGCCATTTCGGCGATCGTGATCGTCGGCGCCATGCTCGCTGCTGCACTGACCGTCACGCCGCTGGGCAAAACCATGGGCACCCTTGCGGTGGCACTGGCGGCGGTCAATGTGTTCGGTGGCTTCCTGGTCACCCGCCGCATGCTTGAGATGTTCAAGAAGAAAGCCCCGAAAGTAAAAGAAGAGGCGCCGAAGTAA
- a CDS encoding Re/Si-specific NAD(P)(+) transhydrogenase subunit alpha has protein sequence MHIGVPLETQTGETRVAATPETIKKLISQGHKVTVQTGAGVKASVVDSAYEAAGATIGSANDAFGAELILKVVAPSDAELTLIKRGTVLVGMLNPFNNETIAKMAECGITAFALEAAPRTSRAQSLDVLSSQANIAGYKAVLLAAHHYPRFMPMLMTAAGTVKAARVLILGAGVAGLQAIATAKRLGAVIEASDVRPAVKEQIESLGAKFVDVPYETDEERECAVGVGGYARPMPASWMQRQAQAVHERAKQADIVITTALIPGRKAPTLLSADTVAQMKPGSVVIDLAAAQGGNCPLTVADQVVIENGVTICGPTNLAGEVAADASALYARNLLDFLKLVFTKEGQFDVNLEDDIVAACLMCRDGQVIRKNA, from the coding sequence GTGCACATTGGTGTTCCTCTCGAAACCCAGACCGGTGAAACACGGGTTGCTGCAACCCCGGAAACCATTAAAAAGCTGATCAGCCAAGGCCATAAGGTCACTGTGCAAACCGGCGCCGGCGTTAAAGCCAGTGTGGTTGACAGTGCCTATGAAGCGGCAGGCGCAACCATTGGCAGTGCCAATGACGCGTTTGGCGCCGAGCTGATTCTCAAAGTGGTCGCCCCGAGCGATGCCGAACTGACGCTGATCAAGCGCGGTACGGTGCTGGTCGGCATGCTCAACCCGTTCAACAACGAAACCATCGCGAAGATGGCCGAGTGCGGGATTACCGCGTTCGCCCTCGAAGCGGCGCCGCGCACCTCGCGCGCGCAGAGTCTCGATGTGTTGTCGTCGCAGGCGAACATTGCCGGCTATAAGGCTGTGTTGCTGGCCGCTCACCACTACCCACGCTTCATGCCGATGCTGATGACGGCTGCGGGCACCGTGAAAGCGGCGCGCGTGCTGATTCTCGGTGCCGGTGTGGCCGGGTTGCAGGCGATTGCCACGGCGAAACGTCTGGGTGCGGTGATCGAAGCGTCTGACGTACGTCCGGCGGTGAAAGAGCAGATCGAATCCCTCGGCGCCAAGTTCGTCGACGTGCCGTACGAGACCGATGAAGAGCGCGAATGCGCCGTCGGTGTCGGCGGTTACGCGCGGCCAATGCCGGCGAGCTGGATGCAGCGTCAGGCCCAGGCTGTGCATGAGCGCGCCAAGCAGGCTGACATCGTCATCACCACCGCGCTGATTCCGGGCCGCAAGGCACCGACGCTGTTGAGCGCGGACACCGTGGCGCAGATGAAACCGGGTTCGGTGGTCATCGACCTCGCCGCTGCTCAGGGCGGCAACTGCCCGCTGACCGTGGCTGATCAAGTCGTGATCGAGAATGGCGTGACCATTTGCGGCCCGACCAATCTGGCCGGTGAAGTCGCTGCAGACGCCTCGGCACTGTACGCGCGCAACCTGCTGGACTTCCTCAAGCTGGTGTTCACCAAAGAAGGCCAGTTCGACGTCAACCTCGAAGACGATATCGTCGCCGCGTGCCTGATGTGCCGCGACGGCCAAGTCATCCGCAAAAACGCCTAA
- a CDS encoding LysR family transcriptional regulator — MRRKIPSTTALISFEAAARHESFTRAAEELSLTQGAICRQIASLEEFLSVELFRRSRRGVKLTEAGLSYSRRVATQLDAVERDTLSVMGQQGTNVIELAVVPTFGTQWLLPRLKDFQLKHPEVTVNLTNRTRPFLFADTEFDAAIYFGDADWSGTESHRLMGENPMPVCSPALLGNKTHLTADEIAELPLLQQTTRPYAWRQWFNSQHLNIPRDMTGPRYELFSMLAQAAMHDMGIALIPPFLIQRELAEKRLVIANPQALSSIKAYYLMIPERKVESASLRAFRDWLVSQAQSYNLEG, encoded by the coding sequence ATGCGCAGAAAGATCCCGAGTACAACCGCCCTGATAAGCTTCGAAGCTGCCGCGCGCCATGAGAGCTTTACCCGGGCCGCCGAAGAACTTTCCCTCACCCAAGGCGCCATTTGCCGACAGATTGCCAGCCTTGAAGAGTTCCTCAGTGTGGAACTGTTCCGACGCTCGCGGCGGGGCGTGAAACTGACCGAGGCGGGACTTTCCTACAGCCGCCGCGTCGCGACGCAACTCGATGCGGTTGAGCGCGACACGCTTTCAGTGATGGGCCAGCAAGGCACCAACGTGATCGAACTGGCGGTGGTGCCAACCTTTGGCACGCAATGGCTGCTACCGCGACTCAAGGATTTCCAGCTCAAGCACCCGGAAGTCACGGTCAATCTGACCAACCGTACCCGGCCCTTCCTGTTTGCCGATACCGAATTCGATGCCGCGATCTACTTCGGCGATGCCGACTGGTCCGGTACCGAATCCCACAGACTGATGGGCGAGAATCCGATGCCGGTGTGCAGCCCGGCCCTACTCGGCAACAAGACTCATCTGACAGCCGACGAGATTGCCGAGCTACCGCTTTTGCAGCAGACCACCCGCCCCTACGCCTGGCGCCAATGGTTCAACTCGCAACACCTGAATATCCCCCGCGACATGACAGGTCCCCGCTACGAGCTATTCTCCATGCTCGCCCAAGCGGCCATGCACGACATGGGGATCGCGCTGATTCCACCGTTCCTGATTCAGCGCGAACTTGCAGAGAAGCGTCTGGTGATTGCCAACCCGCAGGCCCTCTCCAGCATCAAGGCCTATTACTTGATGATTCCGGAGCGGAAGGTCGAATCAGCATCACTCAGGGCATTTCGTGACTGGCTGGTAAGCCAGGCGCAGAGCTACAACCTAGAAGGATAA
- a CDS encoding acyl-CoA dehydrogenase, with amino-acid sequence MGGKASFNWIDPLLLDQQLTEEERMIRDTAEQFAQQSLAPRVLEAFRHEKTDPAIFREMGEVGLLGATIPEQYGGSGLNYVSYGLIAREVERVDSGYRSMMSVQSSLVMVPINEFGTEAQKQKYLPKLASGEWIGCFGLTEPNHGSDPGAMITRARKVDGGYSLTGAKMWITNSPIADVFVVWAKDDAGDIRGFVLEKGWKGLSAPAIHGKVGLRASITGEIVMDNVFVPEENIFPDVRGLKGPFTCLNSARYGISWGALGAAEFCWHTARQYTLDRQQFGRPLAATQLIQKKLADMQTEITLALQGCLRLGRMKDEGTAAVEITSIMKRNSCGKSLDIARMARDMLGGNGISDEFGVARHLVNLEVVNTYEGTHDVHALILGRAQTGLQAFY; translated from the coding sequence ATGGGCGGTAAAGCTAGCTTCAACTGGATCGATCCCCTGCTGCTGGATCAACAGCTCACCGAAGAAGAGCGCATGATCCGCGACACCGCCGAGCAGTTCGCTCAACAGAGCCTCGCTCCGCGTGTTCTTGAAGCCTTCCGTCATGAGAAAACTGACCCGGCGATCTTTCGCGAGATGGGCGAAGTCGGCCTGTTGGGCGCGACCATCCCTGAACAGTACGGTGGCAGCGGCCTCAACTATGTCAGCTATGGTCTGATTGCCCGTGAAGTCGAGCGGGTCGATTCCGGCTACCGCTCGATGATGAGCGTGCAGTCGTCGCTGGTAATGGTGCCGATCAATGAATTCGGTACCGAAGCACAGAAACAGAAATACCTGCCGAAGCTGGCTTCCGGTGAATGGATCGGCTGCTTCGGCCTGACCGAGCCAAACCACGGTTCCGATCCGGGCGCGATGATTACCCGTGCACGTAAAGTCGACGGCGGCTACAGCCTGACCGGCGCGAAGATGTGGATCACCAACAGCCCGATCGCTGATGTGTTCGTGGTCTGGGCCAAAGACGATGCTGGCGACATTCGCGGTTTTGTATTGGAGAAAGGCTGGAAAGGCCTGAGTGCTCCGGCCATCCACGGTAAGGTTGGCCTCCGTGCCTCGATCACCGGCGAAATCGTTATGGATAACGTGTTCGTGCCGGAAGAGAACATCTTCCCGGACGTGCGCGGTCTGAAAGGCCCGTTCACCTGCCTCAACTCCGCACGCTATGGCATCTCTTGGGGCGCACTGGGCGCTGCCGAGTTTTGCTGGCACACCGCTCGCCAGTACACCCTGGATCGTCAGCAGTTCGGTCGCCCATTGGCCGCTACACAGTTGATCCAGAAGAAACTGGCCGACATGCAGACCGAAATCACTTTGGCGCTGCAAGGTTGCCTGCGTCTGGGTCGCATGAAGGATGAAGGTACCGCGGCTGTCGAAATCACTTCGATCATGAAACGCAACTCGTGCGGCAAGTCGTTGGATATCGCTCGTATGGCGCGCGACATGCTCGGCGGTAACGGCATTTCCGATGAGTTCGGTGTTGCCCGCCATTTGGTCAACCTTGAAGTGGTGAATACCTATGAAGGCACTCACGACGTCCACGCGCTGATCCTCGGGCGTGCGCAAACTGGTCTGCAGGCGTTCTATTAA
- a CDS encoding CaiB/BaiF CoA transferase family protein, producing the protein MGALSHLRVLDLSRVLAGPWAGQILADLGAEVIKVERPGNGDDTRAWGPPFLKDAYGENTSEAAYYLSANRNKQSVTIDFTRPEGQKLVRELALKSDILIENFKVGGLAAYGLDYESLKAINPNLIYCSITGFGQTGPYAKRAGYDFMIQGLGGLMSLTGRPEGDEGAGPVKVGVALTDILTGLYSTVAILAALAHRDHDGGGQHIDMALLDVQVACLANQAMNYLTTGNAPKRLGNAHPNIVPYQDFPTADGDFILTVGNDGQFRKFAEVAGQPQWADDPRFATNKLRVANRAVLIPLIRQATVFKTTAEWVAQLEQAGVPCGPINDLSQVFEDPQVKARGLAIELPHALAGMVPQVASPIRMSQTPVEYLRAPPLLGEHTLDVLQRVLGMGAGAVADLKAAGVL; encoded by the coding sequence ATGGGCGCGCTGTCGCATCTGCGGGTACTGGATTTATCGCGAGTGTTGGCCGGGCCGTGGGCCGGGCAGATCCTCGCCGACCTTGGCGCCGAGGTGATCAAGGTCGAGCGTCCCGGCAATGGTGACGACACTCGCGCCTGGGGGCCGCCCTTCCTTAAAGACGCTTATGGCGAGAATACGTCGGAAGCGGCTTATTACCTGTCGGCGAACCGCAACAAACAATCGGTGACCATCGACTTCACCCGCCCCGAGGGGCAGAAGCTGGTACGCGAACTGGCGCTGAAGTCGGACATCCTCATAGAGAACTTCAAGGTGGGTGGTCTGGCGGCTTATGGGCTGGACTATGAGTCACTGAAGGCGATCAATCCGAACCTGATCTATTGCTCGATTACGGGCTTTGGTCAGACCGGGCCGTATGCCAAGCGTGCTGGCTATGACTTCATGATCCAGGGACTGGGCGGGCTGATGAGTCTGACCGGTCGGCCTGAGGGTGATGAGGGGGCCGGGCCGGTGAAGGTCGGTGTGGCGTTGACGGACATTCTTACCGGGTTGTATTCGACGGTAGCGATTCTGGCTGCGCTGGCCCATCGTGATCACGATGGCGGTGGACAGCACATTGATATGGCTTTGCTGGATGTACAGGTTGCGTGTCTGGCTAACCAGGCGATGAATTATTTGACCACGGGCAATGCACCTAAACGTCTGGGTAATGCGCATCCGAACATCGTGCCTTATCAGGACTTTCCTACGGCTGACGGCGATTTCATTCTTACCGTGGGTAATGACGGGCAGTTCCGCAAGTTTGCCGAAGTGGCGGGGCAGCCGCAGTGGGCTGATGATCCACGCTTTGCTACCAATAAGCTGCGAGTGGCGAACCGGGCGGTGCTGATTCCTTTGATTCGCCAGGCGACGGTGTTCAAGACTACCGCTGAGTGGGTGGCTCAACTGGAGCAGGCCGGCGTACCGTGCGGGCCGATCAATGATCTGTCGCAGGTGTTCGAGGATCCTCAGGTAAAGGCGCGTGGGCTGGCGATAGAGCTGCCGCATGCGTTGGCGGGGATGGTGCCTCAGGTGGCGAGCCCGATTCGTATGTCGCAGACACCGGTCGAGTATCTTCGTGCGCCTCCTTTGCTAGGTGAGCATACGCTGGATGTTTTACAACGGGTGCTTGGGATGGGGGCTGGTGCAGTGGCTGACTTGAAGGCGGCCGGGGTGTTGTGA
- a CDS encoding PepSY-associated TM helix domain-containing protein, translating into MRAFLVLLHRYIGLATAIFLLLAGVTGSILAFNHELDEWLNPQFYAASAQGSRLPPGELVDAVQSAHPKLQVWYMEYPSEAGHTALLAMVPRNDPSTGKPFDERNQVFYLDPVSAEQKGQRYWGECCFQRENFVPFILEFHYNLTLPGNWGLLLMGLVAIAWVIDCFVALWLTLPRGKPFWKKWSKAWKVKGGHAYRLNFDLHRAGGLWLWLLLLPIAVSSVAMNLPSQVFKPAVSLFSPIEPSVYEARGRMPTSELGVTKLSYQKAYERALQEGKRLGLTAAIGELYYSFEYNFYGAGFGQHDTEAHGKSWLFFHGTDGRLLGQEIAGQGTLGEQFYRLQLPIHGGRIIGVTGQVMIALLGILIAGLSGTGVYIWWRKWQARRISKVRKAV; encoded by the coding sequence ATGCGCGCGTTTCTGGTGTTGTTGCACCGCTATATCGGCTTGGCCACCGCAATTTTCTTGCTACTCGCCGGCGTGACCGGGAGCATTCTCGCGTTCAATCATGAGTTGGATGAATGGTTGAATCCGCAGTTTTACGCGGCGTCTGCACAGGGTTCGCGCCTGCCACCGGGCGAGTTGGTTGATGCGGTGCAATCTGCACATCCGAAGTTGCAAGTCTGGTACATGGAGTACCCGAGTGAAGCTGGACACACTGCGTTGCTTGCAATGGTACCGCGTAATGATCCGTCAACCGGCAAGCCGTTCGATGAACGTAATCAGGTGTTTTATCTGGACCCGGTGAGTGCTGAACAAAAGGGTCAGCGGTACTGGGGTGAGTGCTGTTTTCAGCGGGAGAACTTTGTCCCTTTCATTCTCGAGTTTCATTACAACCTGACATTGCCGGGTAACTGGGGATTATTGCTGATGGGGTTGGTTGCGATTGCCTGGGTGATCGATTGCTTCGTTGCGCTATGGCTGACATTGCCGCGAGGAAAGCCGTTCTGGAAGAAGTGGTCGAAAGCCTGGAAAGTGAAGGGTGGGCATGCCTATCGGCTGAATTTCGACCTGCATCGCGCAGGAGGATTGTGGTTGTGGTTGTTGCTGCTGCCAATCGCCGTCAGCAGCGTGGCCATGAACTTGCCGAGTCAGGTGTTCAAGCCTGCGGTGTCGTTGTTTTCGCCAATTGAGCCGAGCGTCTACGAAGCCAGAGGGCGAATGCCCACCTCAGAGTTGGGGGTGACGAAATTGAGCTATCAAAAGGCATATGAGAGGGCGTTGCAGGAGGGGAAAAGGTTAGGACTGACGGCGGCAATCGGGGAGTTGTATTACAGCTTTGAGTACAACTTCTACGGCGCAGGATTTGGACAGCACGACACCGAAGCCCATGGCAAATCCTGGTTGTTCTTTCATGGTACGGACGGGCGCTTGTTAGGGCAGGAGATTGCAGGACAGGGGACGCTGGGAGAGCAGTTTTATCGGTTGCAGCTACCGATACATGGAGGACGGATCATTGGAGTTACAGGTCAGGTAATGATCGCGTTGCTAGGTATTTTGATTGCAGGCTTATCGGGGACTGGCGTCTACATCTGGTGGCGCAAATGGCAGGCTCGACGTATCAGCAAAGTACGTAAAGCTGTTTGA
- a CDS encoding TonB-dependent siderophore receptor has translation MTVRATCKNSPNFTAESGLLHHAIRAALFSTALGVVVMPAISMAATPAGSEVNHRYSVAAGPLGEALNQFARQAGITLSMTPQQTQGLQSPGVQGEYSTDQALSHLLGGSGLDAVSQDGSSYVLRPLAETEALALPTTDIKGFALGNALGSMDGYNATHSQIATKTSTALLETSQSLSVVTREQMDDQGSQTVSQAMRYTPGVLTNPYGATHRYDYVAMRGFNDGSVDNIYLDGLKSMGDSGTYSTMQVDPYFLERVDILKGPSSVLYGRSSPGGLVALTSKKPLYEAYHQVQATVGTQGQRGVGFDFSGPVDDDKRIAYRLTGLTDQSDTQFDHNKEKRFALAPTLSIDFSEDTSLTLQAYLQHDPDGGYHGGVPAEGTIHQRNGNRISPHFFEGEPGIDGYSRDQQSFGYQFEHRFNDIFTARQNFRYLDSKVNMDQVYAYGWTSPTSNELNRYYTGGDERLHAFIVDNMLQAEFFTGATKHTVLMGADYQRRKTVVDWTSGGLAAINAFDPVYGNSAIDMYGETSYLRRLEQTGVYLQDLIEMDKWRFSLGLRQDWVETSDENRIAEAGRPVGTEINDRRTKLTGRAGALYLFDNGLAPYISYSESFNPNSYADSAGNPLAPTDGTQWEVGLKYQPPGTDNLFTASLFRIDQENLATKLPQENFYRAVGAVRSQGLELEAHMQLTDNLKVLGSYTFTDIEYSKSMVSTLSTPTDVIENKGNSPTQAPRHMASLWADYKFDSAALDGLRLGGGMRYVGYSWADAENTLKVPSYTLFDASIGYDLGKVGLKGVDVRLNANNLTNESYVASCASLNFCYMGEERNVAATVSYQF, from the coding sequence ATGACTGTCCGCGCCACCTGTAAGAACTCTCCGAATTTCACTGCCGAATCGGGACTGCTGCACCACGCCATCAGGGCTGCGCTGTTTTCGACGGCACTGGGCGTTGTTGTGATGCCTGCTATAAGCATGGCGGCGACTCCCGCTGGCAGTGAAGTCAACCACCGCTACAGCGTTGCTGCGGGCCCTCTCGGTGAGGCGCTGAATCAGTTTGCCCGTCAGGCTGGCATCACGTTGTCGATGACGCCGCAGCAAACTCAGGGACTGCAATCGCCAGGTGTACAGGGTGAGTACTCGACCGATCAGGCGCTGAGCCATTTGCTCGGCGGTTCGGGTCTGGATGCGGTCAGCCAGGACGGCAGCAGCTACGTCCTGCGTCCGCTCGCTGAAACCGAAGCACTGGCCCTGCCGACCACCGACATTAAAGGCTTCGCCCTCGGCAACGCATTGGGCAGCATGGATGGCTACAACGCCACTCACAGCCAGATCGCCACCAAGACCAGTACCGCGTTGCTGGAAACTTCGCAAAGCCTGTCTGTAGTCACTCGCGAGCAAATGGACGATCAGGGTTCGCAGACTGTCTCGCAAGCGATGCGCTACACCCCGGGCGTGCTGACCAATCCGTACGGCGCGACTCATCGCTATGACTACGTGGCAATGCGCGGCTTCAACGACGGCTCGGTGGACAACATCTACCTTGACGGCCTCAAGTCGATGGGCGACAGCGGCACTTACAGCACCATGCAAGTCGACCCATATTTCCTTGAGCGCGTGGACATTCTCAAGGGACCCTCGTCGGTGCTGTACGGTCGCAGTTCGCCAGGTGGTCTGGTGGCGCTGACCAGCAAGAAACCGCTGTACGAGGCTTACCACCAGGTTCAAGCGACGGTCGGCACACAAGGTCAGCGCGGGGTCGGTTTTGACTTCAGCGGTCCAGTCGATGACGACAAGCGTATTGCCTATCGTCTGACCGGCTTAACGGATCAGTCCGACACACAGTTCGACCACAACAAGGAAAAGCGCTTCGCCCTGGCACCAACGCTGAGTATCGATTTCAGTGAAGACACTTCGCTGACCCTGCAGGCTTATCTGCAACACGATCCGGACGGTGGCTACCACGGCGGAGTGCCGGCCGAAGGCACGATCCATCAGCGCAATGGCAACCGCATCTCGCCACACTTCTTCGAAGGTGAGCCGGGCATCGATGGTTACTCGCGTGATCAGCAATCGTTCGGTTATCAATTCGAACATCGCTTCAACGATATCTTCACCGCACGGCAGAACTTCCGCTACCTCGACTCCAAAGTGAACATGGATCAGGTCTACGCCTATGGCTGGACCTCGCCGACCAGCAACGAGCTGAACCGCTACTACACCGGCGGAGATGAGCGTCTGCATGCGTTTATCGTCGATAACATGCTCCAGGCTGAATTTTTCACCGGCGCGACCAAACACACTGTGCTGATGGGCGCGGATTATCAGCGGCGTAAAACCGTGGTCGACTGGACCAGCGGCGGTCTTGCAGCGATCAATGCGTTCGATCCGGTGTACGGCAATTCGGCGATCGACATGTATGGCGAGACCAGTTACCTGCGCCGTCTGGAACAGACCGGGGTTTATCTGCAAGACCTGATCGAGATGGACAAATGGCGTTTCTCGCTGGGCTTGCGTCAGGACTGGGTCGAGACGTCGGACGAAAACCGTATCGCTGAGGCCGGACGTCCGGTTGGCACAGAGATCAATGATCGCCGCACCAAACTCACCGGCCGTGCCGGCGCGCTGTACCTGTTCGATAACGGTTTGGCGCCCTACATCAGCTACTCCGAATCGTTTAACCCTAACTCCTACGCCGACAGCGCCGGTAACCCGCTGGCTCCTACCGACGGAACACAATGGGAAGTCGGCTTGAAGTATCAGCCACCGGGTACTGACAACCTGTTCACCGCGTCGCTGTTCCGCATCGATCAGGAAAACCTGGCAACCAAACTGCCGCAGGAAAACTTCTATCGCGCGGTCGGTGCTGTGCGCTCCCAAGGTCTTGAGCTGGAAGCGCACATGCAGTTGACCGATAACCTCAAAGTCCTCGGCAGCTACACCTTCACTGATATCGAATACTCGAAGTCGATGGTCAGTACGTTGAGCACCCCGACCGACGTGATCGAGAACAAGGGCAACTCACCAACGCAGGCGCCACGTCATATGGCGTCGTTGTGGGCGGACTACAAGTTCGACAGCGCGGCACTCGATGGTCTGCGACTCGGCGGCGGCATGCGTTATGTCGGCTACAGTTGGGCGGATGCGGAAAACACCCTGAAGGTGCCCTCCTACACATTATTCGATGCCTCGATTGGTTATGACTTGGGCAAAGTTGGCTTGAAGGGCGTTGATGTGCGTCTGAATGCGAACAATCTGACCAACGAGTCCTACGTCGCCTCCTGCGCCAGTCTGAACTTCTGCTACATGGGCGAAGAGCGCAACGTCGCGGCGACGGTCAGCTACCAGTTCTAA
- a CDS encoding FecR domain-containing protein yields the protein MPVDNLSLSRRTEPQQQVVKQAIHWLLRLRNNHGNPRLNRQCEQWRAEHHEHELAWQRVQSLQAELSNNLRAVPGAQVAFNTLENSAQGLGRRQALKLLSGALLMGSAAWLAKDNAAWQQWSADYATATGERRGFQLPDGTRIELNTASAVDLDYTAQQRLIKLTRGEVIVTCGGADEGAPTDRPLRVQNRHGTYEPVHARFILRQDNDCTRLSVTQGQVAIHSGGTSVEALAGQSYLIDRHQVRPAPTLDMDAGAWIDGLIVTRNMRLGDFLAEVARYRQGFLNCAPQVAELRLSGVFRLEDTDKLLAILPQTLPVQLRYRTRWWVTLERAV from the coding sequence ATGCCTGTGGATAATCTTTCTCTGAGCCGCCGCACCGAGCCGCAGCAACAGGTGGTCAAGCAGGCCATTCACTGGCTGTTGCGACTGCGCAACAATCACGGTAATCCGCGTCTGAACCGCCAGTGTGAACAGTGGCGCGCCGAACACCATGAACATGAATTGGCCTGGCAGCGGGTGCAGTCGCTGCAAGCCGAACTGAGCAACAACCTGCGCGCAGTACCCGGTGCGCAAGTGGCGTTCAACACCCTTGAAAACAGTGCGCAGGGTTTGGGCCGGCGACAGGCGTTGAAGCTATTGTCTGGCGCATTGCTGATGGGTTCCGCCGCCTGGCTGGCCAAGGACAATGCCGCGTGGCAGCAATGGAGTGCCGATTACGCCACCGCGACGGGCGAGCGGCGCGGCTTCCAGTTGCCGGACGGTACCCGGATCGAGTTGAACACTGCCAGCGCGGTGGATCTGGATTACACGGCGCAACAGCGCCTGATCAAGCTGACTCGCGGTGAAGTCATCGTCACGTGTGGTGGCGCCGACGAGGGCGCGCCGACTGATCGGCCGCTGCGGGTACAAAACCGTCACGGCACTTATGAGCCGGTCCATGCCCGATTCATCCTGCGTCAGGACAATGATTGCACACGGCTCAGCGTCACCCAGGGCCAGGTGGCCATCCACTCCGGCGGCACTTCGGTAGAAGCACTCGCCGGGCAGAGTTATCTGATCGACCGCCATCAGGTACGCCCGGCCCCGACGCTGGACATGGATGCTGGCGCCTGGATCGATGGCTTGATCGTCACACGCAATATGCGTCTGGGCGACTTTCTCGCGGAAGTCGCGCGTTATCGGCAGGGCTTCCTGAACTGTGCGCCGCAAGTGGCGGAGCTGCGTCTGTCCGGCGTATTCCGTCTGGAAGACACCGACAAACTGCTGGCGATTCTGCCGCAGACGTTGCCGGTGCAATTGCGCTATCGCACGCGTTGGTGGGTGACCCTGGAACGTGCGGTCTGA